The following proteins come from a genomic window of bacterium:
- a CDS encoding 3-deoxy-D-manno-octulosonic acid transferase, with the protein MLFFIYDFILLIFIIISGPFLLIKLFKKNEISFLKYRLGILSRDKVESAKKPIWFHAASVGEINGIYPIVDCLFQKNNDLEFIVTTYTLTGLKRAKEIFSGIPVVKYFSILPLDISFIISKFIKKINPGILVISETEIWPNLIYHAKKQGVKVLMVNGRISDSAWPKYLSFRFFFKYIVSKIDFYCAQTEIDKNRIISLGMPSKKVEIKGNAKYSFMPITEKEISFILTNPLIVAGSTRPGEEEIILEAFKKIQGKFAKAMLVIAPRHLERVPEVEKIVQRAGVSYVLRSKYLKDSDSRFTVLILDTMGELSAFYKLSDLSFVGGTLKPFDGHNILEPAAFNKPVLFGPYVNNVKEASEDLLKSGGGRKIYNSKDLEQAFNEILLDENKNKTMGERAHFVFKKHKQSAMEQAGIIELWEKY; encoded by the coding sequence ATGTTGTTTTTTATTTATGATTTTATATTATTGATATTTATAATTATTTCAGGCCCGTTTTTGCTTATTAAATTATTTAAAAAAAACGAAATATCCTTTTTAAAATACCGTTTGGGGATATTGTCTCGCGATAAGGTTGAATCGGCAAAAAAACCAATCTGGTTTCACGCGGCATCAGTCGGGGAAATTAACGGTATTTATCCGATAGTTGACTGCCTTTTTCAAAAAAATAACGACCTGGAATTTATAGTCACCACATACACGTTAACCGGCCTGAAAAGAGCGAAAGAAATATTTTCGGGTATCCCTGTTGTTAAATATTTTTCCATCCTGCCGTTGGACATCAGTTTTATTATAAGCAAATTTATTAAAAAAATAAACCCGGGAATATTGGTTATTTCTGAAACTGAAATATGGCCGAACCTGATTTATCATGCAAAAAAACAGGGCGTTAAAGTCCTGATGGTTAACGGGAGGATATCGGACAGCGCGTGGCCCAAATATTTGAGCTTCAGGTTCTTTTTTAAATATATTGTTTCTAAAATTGATTTTTACTGCGCGCAGACAGAAATAGACAAAAACCGTATTATTTCCCTGGGTATGCCGTCAAAAAAAGTTGAAATTAAAGGCAATGCGAAATACTCATTTATGCCGATAACTGAAAAGGAAATTTCATTTATATTAACTAATCCGCTTATTGTCGCGGGAAGCACACGGCCGGGCGAGGAAGAGATAATATTAGAAGCCTTTAAAAAAATACAGGGAAAATTCGCCAAGGCAATGCTTGTTATAGCGCCGCGGCATCTTGAAAGAGTTCCTGAAGTAGAAAAAATAGTTCAAAGGGCCGGGGTTTCTTATGTTTTAAGAAGTAAATATTTAAAGGACAGCGATTCACGGTTCACAGTTCTTATTCTTGACACGATGGGTGAACTAAGCGCTTTTTATAAATTATCCGATTTATCTTTTGTAGGGGGAACGCTGAAACCTTTTGACGGCCATAATATTTTAGAACCGGCTGCTTTTAACAAACCGGTATTGTTCGGCCCGTATGTGAATAATGTGAAAGAAGCATCTGAAGATCTTTTGAAAAGCGGGGGAGGGAGAAAAATATATAATTCAAAAGATTTAGAACAGGCTTTTAATGAAATACTCTTGGATGAAAACAAAAACAAAACAATGGGTGAAAGAGCCCATTTTGTCTTTAAAAAACATAAACAATCGGCAATGGAACAGGCTGGCATAATAGAATTATGGGAAAAATATTAA
- a CDS encoding cohesin domain-containing protein: MEKVFIGLLLILLIFPNCRRKDSNSLTVSETNQNDTAELPPMPPGDTGYNTSSSNNYMTTNQTAPVFIFLPHKKNLESGNIGIEYRESKPNIFYINICGGINVFGITFDFDYDTDKLILKKAEEGDFLNKDGKKTSFIFSNQIVAVSRLTQASGGVTGDGCICTIEFEAKKTFDSLLIGFRNQKATDKAFLEVLPAGNWFGGILEYK; encoded by the coding sequence ATGGAAAAAGTCTTTATCGGTTTATTATTGATATTATTGATTTTCCCAAATTGCCGGAGAAAAGATTCGAATTCCCTAACTGTGTCTGAAACCAATCAAAACGATACGGCTGAATTGCCGCCTATGCCTCCCGGGGATACCGGATATAATACTTCAAGTTCGAATAATTACATGACGACAAATCAAACTGCTCCCGTGTTTATTTTTTTACCTCATAAGAAAAATCTGGAATCAGGGAATATTGGCATAGAATATAGAGAATCTAAACCGAATATTTTTTATATAAATATTTGCGGGGGAATTAATGTTTTTGGAATAACCTTTGATTTTGATTATGATACTGATAAATTAATATTGAAAAAAGCGGAAGAAGGAGATTTTCTTAATAAAGATGGGAAGAAGACCAGTTTTATTTTCAGCAATCAAATAGTGGCAGTAAGCCGTTTAACCCAGGCATCGGGCGGGGTGACGGGTGACGGGTGTATTTGTACTATTGAATTCGAAGCTAAAAAAACATTTGACAGTCTATTGATAGGTTTCAGGAATCAGAAAGCGACAGATAAAGCCTTTTTAGAGGTGCTGCCGGCCGGCAATTGGTTTGGCGGTATATTAGAGTATAAATAA
- a CDS encoding DUF4276 family protein has translation MKKIHILVEGQTEETFVKRVFLPYFGNKLYCNPVIARTKKVKSGLIFKGGITSYEKVKNDIIRLLLDSSVCIVTTMIDYYGFSSMVPFKDKIQGHICFDRVASLENLFQKDINSPRFIPYLQLHEFESLVFVSPEEIGKAFNNMRKVNEIAEIKRKFNSTEEINDNPNTIPSKRLSNLFPSYQKTLHGPLITNRIGLNAIRKECKHFNLWLEKLENL, from the coding sequence ATGAAGAAAATACATATTTTAGTTGAAGGACAAACAGAAGAAACTTTTGTAAAAAGAGTATTTTTGCCTTATTTTGGAAATAAGTTATATTGCAATCCGGTGATTGCAAGAACAAAAAAAGTGAAATCCGGCTTAATTTTTAAAGGTGGAATTACATCTTATGAGAAGGTCAAAAATGATATAATTCGTCTTTTACTAGATAGTAGCGTGTGTATTGTAACAACAATGATTGATTATTACGGATTTTCTTCTATGGTCCCATTTAAAGATAAAATTCAAGGGCATATTTGTTTTGACAGAGTTGCCTCTCTTGAAAATCTGTTTCAGAAAGATATAAATAGTCCCAGGTTTATTCCTTACTTACAACTGCATGAATTCGAATCGTTAGTTTTCGTTTCGCCGGAAGAAATAGGGAAAGCTTTTAATAATATGAGAAAAGTAAATGAAATTGCTGAAATTAAAAGGAAGTTTAATTCTACAGAAGAAATCAATGACAATCCAAATACTATTCCATCAAAACGCTTATCTAATCTATTTCCTTCTTACCAAAAAACACTTCATGGTCCGTTAATAACAAACAGAATTGGATTAAATGCTATCAGGAAAGAGTGTAAACATTTTAATCTATGGCTGGAAAAATTAGAAAATCTATGA
- a CDS encoding HEAT repeat domain-containing protein, giving the protein MKAKTAFLILIILLILSNSGFSEIQHDTDKLMAGLNDKDWSDRLKAALVLGKIKNPRTIKPLVQTLSDDNFYVRRAAANALIQIGKPCLKLLSISVRDVDWFVRKESVYALSEIDGVGSIGFITEALRDEDLRVTNEAKTALIKIGKPAIKPVIVLLNDRNGDVKRNAGYVLSKIGKPAVEPLIGVLKNADNDAVIEAVWALGEIGDSRAVNSLILILKNENSIVRWEAIAALGKIGDEKIVEFIRPMLNNENSRIKNIAKEVTERLKNKDKKGISVAAFKN; this is encoded by the coding sequence ATGAAGGCTAAAACCGCGTTTCTTATTTTAATAATATTATTAATATTGTCAAATTCAGGATTTTCTGAAATACAGCATGATACTGATAAGCTTATGGCCGGGTTGAATGACAAAGATTGGTCTGACAGGCTGAAGGCCGCGCTGGTTCTAGGAAAAATCAAGAATCCCAGGACAATTAAACCGCTGGTCCAGACTTTAAGTGATGATAATTTTTATGTGCGAAGGGCCGCCGCGAATGCCTTGATTCAGATTGGTAAACCGTGTTTGAAATTATTGAGTATTTCCGTCAGGGATGTAGACTGGTTTGTCAGAAAAGAGTCGGTCTATGCTTTAAGTGAAATAGACGGTGTTGGATCTATAGGTTTTATAACAGAAGCTCTTAGAGACGAGGATTTGCGTGTTACAAATGAAGCGAAAACGGCCTTAATTAAAATAGGCAAACCGGCAATAAAACCTGTTATTGTTCTCCTTAACGACCGCAATGGCGATGTTAAAAGAAATGCGGGATATGTTTTATCAAAAATAGGCAAACCCGCTGTAGAGCCTCTGATCGGTGTATTAAAAAATGCCGATAATGATGCTGTTATTGAGGCTGTATGGGCATTAGGCGAGATAGGGGACAGCCGTGCTGTAAATTCACTTATTCTTATCCTGAAAAATGAAAATAGCATAGTTCGCTGGGAAGCGATAGCGGCTTTAGGCAAGATTGGTGACGAAAAAATTGTGGAATTTATCAGGCCCATGCTTAATAATGAAAACAGCCGCATAAAAAATATAGCAAAAGAGGTTACTGAAAGATTAAAAAATAAGGATAAAAAAGGAATATCAGTCGCCGCATTTAAAAATTAA
- the mutS gene encoding DNA mismatch repair protein MutS, protein METLTPMMRQYQKIKENYKDAILFYRIGDFYEMFNDDAKIASKILEITLTSRDGGKEDKIPLAGVPHHSAYPYISRLIKEGYKVAICEQVEDPKTAKGVVKREVIRVITPGTVLESGLLDDSKNNFIISVSFSKNAVGFSFIDISTGEFQCAEFNDENKVDKLTDEIGILGPSECVMPESLRREWAGKIQREFPDIYLTFLNDWEFDRSAAYNSLINHFKTNSLKGFGINEENGEAISSAGALFKYVKDNQKTRLSQISKISEYNFKNYMIIDSAAQRNLEIIESQNTKSKKGSLLEIIDKTVTPMGRRKLRYWITHPLIKDFLINERLDAVEELLKKNIERDGLRSELSNILDIERIVSRLDNINIVTPRDLISLKESLKTIICGIKFKLEKFNSALLKNARLNIENNSARIKNIIALVDESIEENVSFNFKEQRIIKKGFNGDLDELLEIVSSGKDWVVKFENNERERSKIKSLKVRFNQIFGYYIEVSNPNLSQVPADYIRKQTLANCERFITSELKNYESKILSAEEKISNLQMELFKKVCESIGPGIPVIQGVSNIISGLDAILSLTAAAYLNNYVRPVINDGDKLIIKKGRHPVVEKIESLQNFVSNDTIMDTEENQILIITGPNMAGKSTYIRQVSLIVLMAQCGSFVPAESAEVGLVDRIFTRIGAMDNLVKGESTFLIEMNETANILNNATNKSLIILDEVGRGTSTFDGLSIAWSIVEFLHINEKIKARTLFATHYHELTELALSFKGVKNYNVAVREWNDEVIFLHQILPGGADKSYGIHVAQIAGLPKPVINRAKEILNDLEKNSVNEDGSAKIIKKRKENVFKDQMDLFLSSFNINHPIIEKLKSLDIKNLTPLDAINLLSSLQEEVKEKKH, encoded by the coding sequence ATGGAAACATTAACCCCGATGATGCGCCAATATCAGAAGATAAAAGAGAATTATAAGGACGCTATTCTCTTTTACCGGATTGGCGATTTCTATGAGATGTTCAATGACGACGCAAAGATAGCGTCAAAAATACTAGAAATAACTTTAACAAGCAGGGACGGCGGGAAAGAGGATAAAATCCCGCTCGCGGGGGTGCCTCATCATTCCGCGTATCCATATATCTCGCGCCTTATAAAGGAAGGTTATAAGGTGGCGATTTGCGAACAGGTCGAAGACCCTAAAACCGCTAAAGGGGTTGTAAAAAGAGAAGTGATAAGAGTTATTACCCCGGGGACCGTTCTTGAATCCGGGCTTCTGGATGATTCAAAAAATAATTTTATAATTTCCGTTTCATTTTCCAAAAACGCGGTTGGGTTTTCTTTTATAGATATTTCAACGGGCGAGTTCCAGTGCGCTGAATTCAATGATGAAAATAAAGTTGATAAATTGACTGATGAAATCGGAATATTAGGGCCGTCGGAATGCGTCATGCCGGAAAGCCTGAGGCGTGAATGGGCAGGGAAAATTCAAAGAGAATTTCCGGATATTTATCTTACTTTTCTGAATGACTGGGAATTTGACAGAAGCGCGGCTTATAATAGTTTAATAAACCACTTTAAAACTAATTCATTAAAAGGCTTTGGAATAAATGAAGAAAACGGCGAGGCAATTTCTTCCGCGGGCGCGTTATTCAAATATGTAAAAGATAATCAAAAGACAAGATTAAGCCAGATTTCCAAAATAAGTGAATATAATTTTAAGAATTACATGATTATTGACAGTGCCGCACAGAGAAACCTTGAGATTATTGAAAGCCAGAATACAAAATCAAAAAAAGGAAGCTTGCTTGAAATAATTGACAAAACAGTTACTCCGATGGGCAGGAGAAAATTAAGATATTGGATAACACATCCTCTTATAAAAGACTTTTTAATAAATGAAAGACTGGACGCGGTTGAAGAACTATTAAAAAAGAATATAGAAAGAGACGGTTTAAGGTCGGAGTTATCGAACATACTGGATATTGAAAGGATAGTTTCCCGTCTGGATAATATCAATATTGTCACCCCGCGGGATTTAATTTCATTAAAGGAATCGTTAAAAACGATTATTTGCGGCATAAAGTTTAAACTCGAAAAATTCAATTCGGCATTATTGAAAAACGCCAGATTAAACATTGAAAATAATTCGGCCCGGATAAAAAATATTATTGCGCTGGTTGATGAATCAATCGAAGAAAATGTATCATTTAATTTTAAAGAGCAAAGAATTATCAAAAAAGGGTTCAACGGTGATTTAGACGAATTATTGGAAATTGTCTCTTCCGGGAAAGACTGGGTGGTTAAATTTGAAAATAATGAAAGAGAAAGGTCGAAGATAAAGTCCCTAAAGGTCAGGTTTAACCAGATATTCGGGTATTATATTGAGGTGAGCAACCCCAACCTGTCACAAGTGCCGGCGGATTATATCAGAAAACAGACACTTGCCAACTGCGAGCGTTTTATAACATCCGAATTAAAAAATTACGAAAGCAAAATCCTGAGTGCCGAGGAGAAAATTTCGAACCTCCAGATGGAGCTTTTCAAAAAGGTTTGTGAATCTATCGGGCCGGGTATTCCCGTTATCCAGGGTGTTTCCAATATTATAAGCGGGTTGGATGCAATCCTTAGTTTAACAGCCGCGGCTTATTTAAATAATTATGTTCGTCCGGTCATTAATGACGGTGATAAGCTTATAATAAAAAAAGGCAGGCATCCTGTTGTTGAAAAAATTGAATCGCTTCAAAATTTTGTTTCAAACGATACAATAATGGATACTGAAGAAAACCAGATTCTTATTATAACAGGGCCGAACATGGCCGGGAAATCGACATATATCCGCCAGGTTTCTCTGATAGTTTTGATGGCGCAATGCGGTTCATTTGTTCCGGCTGAGTCCGCTGAGGTCGGGTTGGTTGACAGGATATTTACAAGAATCGGGGCCATGGATAATCTTGTGAAGGGCGAAAGCACATTTCTTATCGAAATGAATGAAACGGCCAATATTTTAAATAACGCGACAAATAAAAGCCTGATAATTCTGGACGAGGTAGGGCGTGGCACAAGCACGTTTGACGGGTTAAGTATTGCGTGGTCGATTGTGGAATTTCTCCATATAAATGAAAAAATAAAAGCAAGGACCCTTTTCGCGACACATTACCATGAGCTTACGGAACTCGCGCTGTCTTTCAAAGGTGTTAAAAATTACAATGTGGCGGTCCGGGAATGGAATGATGAGGTTATTTTTCTTCACCAGATTCTCCCCGGGGGAGCGGACAAAAGCTATGGAATTCACGTGGCGCAGATCGCGGGGCTTCCGAAACCTGTGATAAACAGGGCAAAGGAAATTTTGAACGACCTTGAAAAAAACAGCGTAAATGAAGACGGGAGCGCAAAGATTATTAAAAAACGAAAGGAAAATGTCTTTAAAGATCAAATGGATTTGTTTTTAAGTTCCTTTAATATAAACCATCCTATAATTGAAAAACTCAAAAGTCTTGACATAAAGAACTTGACTCCCCTGGATGCGATTAATCTCTTGAGTTCCCTGCAGGAGGAAGTGAAAGAGAAAAAGCATTGA
- a CDS encoding glycosyltransferase family 9 protein, protein MGKILIIRFSSIGDIVLTSPVLRAVRNKYPESFISMLIKEEFMPLVADCPYLDEVIVFKKNGGVINLAKKLRENKYDIIIDIHHNLRSLYLDYTLSTEKRLIYKKRILKRWLLLNLHLNLMDKNAGVIDRYFEALKPLGIENDKNGLELWINRNDEEKAIEFLRKHDDNVREIFIGLAPFAHWETKCWPLDYYVKLINLITREINCRFIVFGGPGDGEKLGSSFKNLTNKPVMALGALNLMAQAALLKRCCYFISNDTGLMHIADAAGVPLLTFFGPTVREFGFAPVNKNSVVLSRDLKCRPCSLHGSRNCPRGTLECLKLITPEEAAEKVLNYLRANNIDSIKKTPAFPS, encoded by the coding sequence ATGGGAAAAATATTAATAATCCGCTTTAGCTCAATAGGCGATATAGTGTTGACAAGCCCTGTCCTCCGTGCGGTCCGCAATAAATATCCTGAAAGCTTTATTTCAATGTTAATCAAGGAAGAATTCATGCCTCTCGTGGCAGACTGCCCGTATCTTGATGAAGTAATAGTTTTTAAAAAAAATGGGGGCGTAATAAATTTAGCAAAAAAACTAAGAGAAAATAAATATGATATAATAATCGATATTCATCATAACTTGAGGAGTCTTTATTTAGATTATACCTTAAGTACTGAAAAGAGGCTGATATATAAAAAGAGAATTTTAAAGCGCTGGTTATTATTAAACTTACACCTGAATTTAATGGACAAAAATGCAGGCGTGATTGACAGGTATTTTGAAGCATTAAAACCTCTCGGTATAGAAAATGACAAAAATGGGCTTGAATTATGGATAAACAGGAATGATGAAGAAAAAGCAATTGAGTTTTTAAGAAAACATGATGACAACGTCAGGGAAATTTTTATCGGACTGGCGCCTTTTGCTCATTGGGAAACAAAATGCTGGCCGTTAGATTATTATGTAAAATTAATAAATCTTATAACCCGGGAAATAAATTGCAGGTTTATTGTTTTCGGGGGCCCGGGCGATGGTGAAAAACTTGGAAGCTCTTTTAAAAATTTAACAAATAAACCTGTCATGGCCCTTGGCGCCCTGAATTTAATGGCCCAGGCGGCCCTGCTAAAAAGATGCTGTTATTTTATAAGTAACGATACCGGTTTGATGCATATTGCCGACGCGGCGGGTGTGCCCCTATTAACATTTTTTGGCCCGACAGTAAGAGAATTTGGTTTTGCGCCTGTAAATAAAAATTCGGTCGTTTTGAGCCGTGATTTAAAATGCAGGCCGTGCAGTCTTCATGGTTCCCGTAATTGTCCCAGAGGGACATTGGAATGTCTAAAGTTAATTACACCGGAAGAAGCGGCGGAAAAGGTGTTGAATTATCTAAGGGCAAATAACATAGATTCCATCAAAAAAACACCCGCATTTCCCTCCTGA
- a CDS encoding LysM peptidoglycan-binding domain-containing protein: MNIKIFNKKIFLLIFFIFICINISCLKKNYQSNLIEEKPAENPDFENSISLMPALDQNNNISDSDIVIKPATGPAEESQVTSNDSFVPADDNDTANSGTEGLLPLEEAVNETVNNENFEEDSTEVSNNTLENKKQDEKTGQKEGKELIQEHYSKALSFYDSGEYDKSKEELKLCLKLTADMDLDIETLFRFGDVYKDVFDSTSTQETTVEQNGSIDSTGVLDNIVQEEKEIVQGLSAGEVEYDFPVEFNEEVKKYIRLHVGRNHKAMKARLARSGKYIDMMKEVFKNEGLPQDLAYLPMIESAFKVKAYSRAGAAGLWQFMRKTGQKYGLKSNWSIDERYDPVASTRAAAKYLKDLYKIFDSWILAEAAYNAGEFRILRAMGIAVSRDFWYLAKKNILARETRGYVADFMANLIIAKNPEKYGFTNIQYEQPFEYDEIVIENCMELSFAARLAECSVEELKFLNPALIKWCTPIDYPKFVLKVPKGKAETFNDNLAKIANKDPKGKIGWTQHVVKSGETMSIISWKYGIPVASIAKANNISDINRISVGMRLFIPYGKNTPDETVSLKSDSGYKKIVYVVRTGDTLWEIGKRYNITLDKIREWNIDFSGRKHIYPGEKLAIWIKEEEEM, encoded by the coding sequence TTGAATATAAAAATCTTTAATAAAAAAATTTTTTTGTTAATATTTTTTATATTTATTTGTATTAATATCAGCTGTTTAAAAAAGAATTATCAAAGTAATTTGATAGAAGAAAAACCTGCAGAAAATCCAGACTTCGAAAATTCAATCAGCCTTATGCCAGCCTTGGATCAAAATAATAATATTAGTGATTCGGATATTGTAATAAAACCCGCAACAGGACCCGCGGAAGAATCGCAGGTCACAAGCAATGATTCATTTGTTCCTGCAGATGATAATGATACAGCTAATTCAGGAACAGAAGGACTCTTGCCGTTGGAAGAGGCTGTTAATGAGACTGTGAATAATGAAAATTTTGAAGAAGATTCAACGGAAGTCTCAAATAACACTTTAGAAAATAAAAAACAGGATGAAAAGACCGGCCAAAAAGAAGGGAAAGAATTAATACAGGAACATTATAGCAAGGCATTGAGTTTTTATGACTCAGGCGAGTATGATAAATCAAAAGAAGAGTTAAAATTATGTTTAAAACTGACTGCTGACATGGATTTGGATATTGAAACATTATTCAGGTTTGGCGATGTCTATAAAGATGTTTTTGACAGCACATCCACCCAGGAAACAACAGTTGAACAAAATGGTTCAATTGATTCAACAGGCGTTTTGGACAATATTGTCCAGGAGGAAAAAGAGATTGTCCAGGGGTTGAGTGCCGGCGAAGTGGAATATGATTTCCCTGTCGAATTTAATGAGGAAGTTAAAAAATATATTAGACTGCATGTAGGAAGAAATCACAAGGCCATGAAGGCGCGTTTAGCAAGGTCCGGCAAGTATATAGATATGATGAAAGAAGTCTTTAAAAATGAAGGACTGCCCCAGGATTTAGCTTATTTGCCTATGATTGAGAGTGCTTTTAAGGTGAAAGCGTATTCCCGTGCAGGAGCTGCGGGCCTATGGCAGTTTATGAGAAAAACAGGGCAAAAATACGGGTTAAAATCAAACTGGTCGATTGATGAACGGTATGACCCTGTTGCATCGACCAGGGCAGCGGCAAAATATTTAAAAGACCTTTACAAGATTTTCGATTCCTGGATATTAGCGGAGGCCGCGTATAATGCAGGGGAATTCAGAATACTCAGGGCCATGGGGATTGCTGTAAGCCGGGATTTTTGGTATCTTGCAAAGAAGAACATTTTAGCAAGGGAAACCAGGGGCTATGTCGCAGATTTTATGGCGAACCTGATAATAGCAAAAAATCCGGAAAAATATGGATTTACAAATATACAATATGAACAACCGTTTGAATATGATGAGATTGTAATCGAAAATTGCATGGAATTGTCTTTTGCGGCCCGGCTGGCTGAATGTTCTGTTGAAGAATTGAAGTTTTTAAATCCTGCTTTAATAAAATGGTGTACTCCGATAGATTATCCGAAATTTGTTTTAAAAGTCCCTAAAGGCAAAGCGGAAACATTTAATGATAATCTGGCAAAAATAGCAAATAAAGACCCTAAAGGGAAAATAGGCTGGACCCAGCATGTTGTTAAAAGCGGGGAAACAATGTCAATAATTTCATGGAAATATGGAATACCAGTTGCATCAATTGCCAAGGCAAATAATATTAGTGATATCAACAGGATATCTGTTGGTATGAGGCTGTTTATTCCTTATGGAAAGAATACGCCGGACGAAACGGTTAGTTTGAAAAGTGATTCCGGTTATAAAAAGATTGTGTATGTAGTCCGGACAGGCGATACCCTTTGGGAGATTGGTAAAAGATATAATATTACACTCGATAAAATAAGGGAGTGGAATATCGATTTTTCCGGCAGGAAACATATCTATCCGGGTGAAAAATTAGCTATCTGGATAAAAGAAGAAGAAGAGATGTAG
- the sppA gene encoding signal peptide peptidase SppA, giving the protein MSGYKKFITAGTCILLGIGFLYFLFGGEDNILKTFGKTNEQIAIIEIDGPITNSGHFLKLFRHYSEMNSVKALVLRINSPGGQVGSVQEIYEELKKIRKKGKKVVASFGDVAASGGYYIACGSDKIVSNPGTLTGSIGVIMQFANFEDLIKKVGVDIQVVKSGLHKDIGSPVRKLTEEEQKILKEVVDDVYDQFIEAVSESRGLDKEEVKKYADGRIFSGRQAKKYGLVDNIGNIEDAIDIARQISNIRGVPNVIIQKKPLPAFFDYLSSIFYGKIEGYKNNSLSILYKL; this is encoded by the coding sequence ATGTCTGGTTATAAAAAATTTATCACGGCAGGCACATGTATTTTATTAGGAATTGGTTTTTTATATTTTTTATTCGGCGGCGAAGATAATATATTAAAAACCTTTGGGAAGACTAATGAACAAATCGCTATTATTGAGATTGACGGTCCAATAACAAATTCGGGCCATTTTTTGAAGCTTTTCCGTCATTACAGCGAAATGAACAGTGTCAAAGCTTTAGTGCTGAGAATCAACAGCCCGGGCGGGCAGGTCGGATCTGTCCAGGAAATATATGAAGAATTGAAGAAAATCAGGAAAAAAGGCAAAAAAGTTGTTGCGTCATTCGGTGATGTGGCGGCATCCGGGGGCTATTATATCGCGTGCGGTTCGGATAAAATTGTTTCCAATCCAGGGACACTGACAGGAAGTATCGGGGTAATAATGCAATTTGCTAATTTTGAAGATTTAATAAAAAAAGTAGGTGTTGATATACAGGTCGTAAAAAGCGGTTTACACAAGGATATCGGGTCACCTGTCAGGAAATTGACTGAAGAGGAACAGAAAATATTAAAAGAGGTGGTTGATGATGTTTATGACCAATTTATCGAGGCTGTATCTGAATCGAGAGGATTGGATAAGGAAGAGGTGAAAAAATACGCCGATGGAAGGATTTTTTCAGGACGCCAGGCAAAAAAATATGGTTTGGTGGATAATATTGGTAATATTGAAGACGCAATTGATATTGCCAGACAAATATCAAACATCAGGGGTGTGCCGAATGTGATAATTCAGAAAAAGCCTTTGCCGGCATTTTTTGATTATTTATCTTCTATATTTTATGGAAAAATTGAAGGGTATAAAAACAATTCTTTGTCAATTTTATATAAGCTTTAA